In the genome of Leishmania major strain Friedlin complete genome, chromosome 22, the window cgagggaggacCAAGTCATGTGCACGCTTACATACGAAACGCCTACGCAGTCGCGCAGAGAACAGGGAAGACGAAATAAACGAAAGGAAGCACAAAGGAGGTGTGCGGAggtcgggggggggagatgaGAGAcgatttttttttgttgttgttgttgacGAAAGCGTGAtagaagagcgagagagtgaggggtgggtggtgggaggagagagagagagagagatcggctaagcagcacacacgcacacacgcacacacacacacgaaatAAAAGCGACAGGAGAAAGTGAAAAAGAAAAGGTAAAACCAATAACGAGAAACAACAGTGAAAAAAGTAAAGGAAAAGGGgagggaaaaaaaaagaaacggtTTATAGTCTGGTAGAGAATAGAGCTCCTGAGAGAGGATGATCGCAGGGAACGTTGCCAGGTGAACAAGGTGTCGTGGagatgagggagggaaaACACCCCCCAAAAAAAGCCCAGGCGCAGTCATGACGTGAATGGATGGGGAGTGGAAGGGCAAccggtgatggtggtggtgcgcacacatacgcgcacacgtgtgtgagAGTAGGCAGGAAGAAAATGTACaacagagaaggagagaagggagcaCAGTGgctagagagagagagaaggtgctTCATACTTCGTTTTAACATAATTCTGCCGTTCACCGCAGTGCGGGGGTGAGGTGGCCATTACCCTTGGAACCCCCAACGAACCAATCAtttgcacacgcacgtgcgggagagaggcacgTCGGTAGCGCGTACGTACGCACGACTGGGTCGAGGAATCGGAAAGCACCGACAAGCTCGAAATGTGCACtgccagctcctccttgaGATTCCACTACGCCTTCTTTGTGCTTCGTCTCGTCCCATGCAGCGGATGCGACGGCGATGATCACAGCAGCACTCCGGCGAAATTCGTCTGTGGCGAATGCTTTCTCCTCTACACCATGGCAACAGGGGTCCTTGTGGCATGCGGACCACTAGTGTtgcagagagaggcacgccacacccacccacccacacaagcacacgagCGTAATCACGGCCTGTGGGCTAGAAACAACGCTTCGGCCGTCAACGCTTTAGCGGTTAGCACTTGCATTTAGTTGCGATGAGCAAGAAATGGGAGAGGGACGCAGACACatcacacatgcacataaAGGGATCAGTCAACCAACGACAGGGCGGGGCGGATactagagagagagagaggagagacggCGTCAGCGCAGCTCTCTTCCGTGTCCTTCACTTGATCACTCGCCTGCACGGTATTCGTTACGTTTGTTTATCACGCatcgacccccccccctctcccctctcccctctccccctccctgtgAAGGAGAGGCAGGAAGAAGGTCAAAACACTCGCAGTCGGCACAACAGCGAGTGAATACACACTGACAcactctccccttcccttctccgGAAAAAACATGTCACTTCCCACcaccttctttttttttaccCTACTACTCCCATTCAGTGGTGCCGGGAGGCTTGGCGGTGAGATCATACATAACCCGGCCGACAAACTCGAGCTTCTGTACCTCGTTGAAGATTTCCTCtagcaccgccagcggcatGAAGGCCGTGCCCGGAGTGGCGGGGATACCCGTCATGAAGTCGTTCGTCAGAAATgtgcgcaccaccacgcTGTAGCCTCCGGCCTTGTCGAAGCCGATGGGAATGAGGATGATGGGCACCTGACTCAGCGAGCGCACGAGTTGGTGCTTCATGAGAATGCTGTTCACCTTGTCATCGGCAACGCGAAGTTTCTCGAGCACGTCGGTCGTCAGATACGTCGGCGTGACGGTGCTCGGCGACTCAGACTGAGGAGGACCGAACATGAAAACCACGCGGTTGACAGCGTGCGCCGTCTTGGGAATCTCCTTTGCCAGCTGAATCAGCGTGGCCCACTGCTCGGCCGTCGGAAACGTCTGCAtggagagggcggcggcgtagGCGTAGGTGCGCCCGTCACCCTGCACCCCAACGGTGCGCACCGGCAGGATGCAGGCGGACAGTGTGGCTTTCTgtgcgagggcggcgacCTCGGCGGAGGATGCGTCGGCccccatgcacacacgcttcACGGTGGTTTGCGTGTCCTCAAAGTTGCCGTCGCGAAACGGGGTGCCGTCGGTGCACAGAGTGCGGATGGCGAGTCCAGGCCCCGGGAAGGGCTGACGCTCTAAGAGGCGGCATGGAATGCCTAGGCGTGCCCCAAGCTCGCGTACCTCATCCTTGTGATAGTCACAGAGAGGCTCGATGATGCGGCCAgcatcgcgcagcagccgcacgaCCGCGGTGTCGTTGTGGTGCGTCTTTATGGCAGCTGCGTTGACACTGGCGTACTTGGAACCAGACTCGATGAGATCTGGGCGAAGGGTGCCCTGTGCGAGCAGCAGGTTTTCCACGTCCAGCTGTAGCTCCTTGATGACTCGGTCGCACACGGTCATGAACGTGTTACCAATGATGttgcgcttctcctccggGTCTGTGACTTCACGTAACTTGTTGGTTGTGTACGCCGCGCGACTCCCCTTCGCCGTCATCTCCGTCGAGGCCTGTGCAAAGTCTTCCTGCGCCTTGACGAgatgcacgcgcacccccGCAGCAttcagcgcctccaccgcttGCACGCTCTCGTTCAGCCGCATGAAGCCGTGGTCGATGTGGATGCACACAACCCGCTCAGGGCCCAGGGCCTTTAGGAGTAGCACGGCGCAGACAGTGCTGTCGACACCGCCAGAGGCCAGGCAGAGCACCTTCTGGCCACCGCTGGTGCGCTCGCGAATaagccgcagcgccaccgcctctcgGTCCTCCATTGTAAAGGAGAAGTTGCACCTGCACAGCTGCAGGAAGTTCTTGAAGATCGTCTTGCCCGACACCGTGAGCTCCACCTCGGGATGGAACTGAACGCCAAACAGCGGCCGGGACCGGTGCTGAACGGCGGAGATGATGCCAGCGGAGCTGCGTGCAATCACCTTTAGCTCGGAACCAACAGCTGTGATGGAGTCGCCGTGAGTGAGAAGCACCGCCTCGGTCGACTCCAGCCCGGCAAAGATTGGCGACGACGTGTCCACCTGAATGTTGTCCTGACCGTCCTCGCGCACCTTGCCGCGACAAACCTCGCCGCCATACAACTCCGTCAGCATCTGCATACCGTAGCAGATGCCGAGCACCGGCTTGCCCATGGAAAAGATCGCCCGGTCATATGCCAGCGACGTGGCGTCGTTCACAGAACTAGGGCCACCGCTAATGATGATGCCCTTCAGGTTAGCATCGTTACGCAGCTTCTCAGCTGGGGTATTGAGAGACAAGATGCTCGTCTCTACATGGAGCTCACGCACCTTGCGGTCAATGACCTTGCCGTACTGTGAGCCCGCATCGAGAATGGCGACGTACTCGCCCTGTGGAGCGCCTTCATGAGACATTTGTTTTTTACTGTTAATGCTGTAACGTGTACACGTTTTCTCTGCTGTATGCGCGGGCGTGCGCGACGCGATGGCGCGTGTGCTCAGGCACAGGCGAAGTTCCTACAGTTTGCTTAGAGGTGTGGCAGGTGATGATATGTCAGCTTGTGCACGCATACCATCggagctgtgtgtgtgccggacGCCCATGAacgagggaggagaggggaagtaccaacaaaaagagaagagatgCGCTCGAGCGGACGCATCAGGGTTGGCAAAGGCCGGGTTGTCGAGGTGacagcgtgcgcacgcgcgttaTTCGCGCCCTGATCTTCAGCGCTGCCAACTGCTCGCAAACAAAGCGGGTGAGGctgtgcggggggggggtatggGGCACTCCACTTCACCGACTTCTGCATGAGGGCAAGGCGCTGTAGAGAACCACGCGCGTCATGGGAAGAGCATTTTCTTGTCATTTAGCTTGCCGTCAGCAGCACAAGCTACTCCATGTGTGTCGAGCCTATGGACGCCATTCATGATATGCAGTTGCAGCGGTGGGCTGCTTCGTCTGTTGTGGAAGGGGACGGCGAACACTACAGCCGCCCATATCCatcaccagcgccgccgaaaaaaaaaggtcGATCTCTCCGCGCTTCACGTCATTCCTgccgcacaagcacgcgcagAAAGACGCCGTCGAACTCCATTCCTTCCATgttcgccgctgccgctaaCGCGTCGCCTTTCTCTTCAAAGGAGACGtctgcggtggcggggccgctgccgccagccCCATCCTCGTCAACCGCGGTGAAAGCAGTGACTTCGCCAAAGCAAGCGCACAACCGCAGCAGTTTTTCTGCGCTGTACGTGGCAGGTAGACTGCGAATACGAATGGATGTTACCATAGAGACGGGAATGCTGAAAACCCCACTGAAAATTCACTCAATGCCTGAGGCCGAAACGCGGAGAAAGTGTGGGGGTTGGGGGACAGTACGGTGTGAGGAAGACACAGGGAGCGTCGCACCGGTGCTGCCTTTGTCTATCAGCCACTCGAAATCGCATGAGTTCATCGAGGagcaaagagaaaaagaTCGGTGGTCAGAGCAGAGGTGAGGCTGCCACAGAGCAGGAGAGACTTTGCGGCACGTCGAAGGGAAAATAATGGAGACGCGAGACCCGCTGTTCTTTCGTGAAGTGCCGGCGAGTGCGCTGTTGACGGCGAGAGGTCCCTCGGAAGCCCTCCTCATCCGACATGATCGTCGGCTGTCCTGTAAAGGCACATCCCCCTCACCTCGACCGGGGCGATGGTGATGGGGCGctcgaggaaggagagagagagagacagagagacacgcttgttctctttttttttgactTTGTTGCGGAACGTCTGTAGGATAAGGggaaacaacaaaaaaagagcatCTAAGAAAGTAGCAACTACCGCGACGGGCACTGGCGTAGTCAACGCCGCTACGGAGCGACGTGTTGCGTGTGTATCCAACaaaaggggaggggtcggtggaggaggaagccAGCGTGACGGCACAGCCAAAGTCACAGCTGGTCTACGCggaaagaaaagggggaCGGGGAGTGTACGACAGAGACGagcacagaaaaaaaaagcgacaAAGGGATACGAAATCTGTGTGAATCTATGTCGAGGAAAAGACAGTGGTGTCCGCGAGAGATATGtaaggggggggagaggggcggggcggaGAGGTGGTACACCTTGAGGCCTCATCCAGGAACGAAGGCTGACGACAACAAGAAGCAGCACGAGTGAGGCAGGGATGAGGCACATGAACGGCAGCCAGCGATCAAGAGAGGAGGACGGAATGAAGAGGGCCATGTGCTTTGTGTTTGCTCGACTCAGGCAGAGACGATGGCGCGCAGCTCAGCGAGTGCCTTCAAGTTGTCTTGAATATGAATGTTGTTGGCCTCGTGCAGCAGATCTGCCCAGGCGTCCTTTCCCTCCTCTGCGGCTGCTACCTCATCTAGGatgtgcttgcgcgcgttTGACTTCTCGTTCCACTCTTTCATTGCCTGCTCAAGTGCCCACGACTTGGCCTCCGCTTCGATGGCGGCCAACGTTTCTGAGATACGGCTCTTGAGCTGCAGAACTTTGTCCTCGTGAGCCGCCTGATCTTGCGGAATGGCCGCCTCGTACTTCTTGACGGCGGCCAGCAGTCGCTCACGGGCCTCGTCACGAGAGCGCTGAAACGTGGTCAGGCGCTCCCGAGCTGCGGCGTCCTTTTCTTCAGCCTCCTTTACACGAGCATCCACTATGTGTTTGCGTTTGCTCAACACGAGCTGATGTTCCTCGttgcgccggcggcgctcctcGACTTTACGGTGCAACTCCTGGGTCTCTTGCttgatgcgctgcagctcatccTTTTTGCTAGCCACCTGCGCTTCGATGGCACTGCTCGTGTTTCGGATAGTTTCCTTCTCGAGGTCCCACTGCTGCATCATCTTGGCGTGCTCGCCTTCGAGCTCCTGTAGGGACTTCCGTACGGTCTCTAGCTCGCTTGCCTTCTCCGTTAAGTTACCCTTCAGCACGCGCCAGCGCTGAATGAGCTCCGTCACGTGCGACTTGTCCATCTTCTGCAAgtcactttttttttcaaagCCAAAGGTGAAGATGACGCTGATGAGGTTCTCCGTGCGCGCTTCTATGTGTGGATGTGCAATCCACGTTGGATATGGTGCGTGAGTAGCACGTTGCTATATCTgtgaggaaggaggagaaatGAGGCGCCACACAGGACGAGAGTGAAGCAGGGGTGAGAATGGAGGGACGTCGCGCTTTGCGGCACGCTGTAAAAGAGAGCacgagcacgcgcacgagTGTTACGGCGGTGTGTCCGTAGAACTCGCTCATTCGCGTGCTTCGATGGGAGCGTCTCGGAAGACATCCACACAAAACTTCAGGAGTGAGAACCGCTCGTATTGTCCGCTCATAGTCGACAAAGTTCGTGTACGCATACATGCGCCACCCCTTTGTATCCTGCGTTCCAGTCATGCAGAAGAAGACAAGCCTACCAGCGCGTCCATGCCATGAATTCGGACCGAGGGACTCTTAAACATTTTTATTTTCTGAATCTTTGTTCTCACCCGCCTTGACGTCCCTCGATACAGCGCTTCTCCTTAACAAGCGTGCCAGAACTttgcttctcttcgtctttgCACGTGTGACGCCAaggcaggcacacacacacacacacacacacacacacacacacacacacacgcagacacacacacacgcagacacgcatgcTGCAATGGTGGGAGAGCAAGTCGtaagggggagagggagggcgttGTGGGAGGGAGCCGGAAAAGCACAAGTGGGCGAGACCAGCGAAAGCAAAGGAAAAGACGGAGGACGAGATAACCGAACACGTGCGTTGCTTAAGTTTCCAAAATGAAGAGAACGCAAGCACTAAATAGGCACACAAGTCggaagaggaaaagagaggggtgcgATTGTGccgaaagagggggggggaaggagaggagaggggaggaatGCATTCAAACTGGAGAAAGAAACACAGCCGCTCTCAGATGCCACTGCGGAAGATTATCTTACGCGCAGGTtgatacacacacgcatgcacacacacacacacgcagaaaaaaaaaacaaaagacgggaaggcggaggagatggGAGAGGCCAACgccaaaaacgaaaagagaagccGAATAGTTTgaggaaaacaaacaaagGTGGAGCCTGCCGGCAAtcgggggagagggggggggagggcggcaaaGCGAAACCGAAAACGATACATAAAGCGATTGTCGTTTATCTGGTTCACTTTATAGACGTGCGCTCGTTGAGTTGGGCGGTGTTGTGCAGGGACAGCGTAACGGCGGCACAGAtacggagagagagagagagagtgagagtgAGAGTGAGAAGCAAAGCAGGAAACATACTGCTG includes:
- a CDS encoding putative GMP synthase; the protein is MSHEGAPQGEYVAILDAGSQYGKVIDRKVRELHVETSILSLNTPAEKLRNDANLKGIIISGGPSSVNDATSLAYDRAIFSMGKPVLGICYGMQMLTELYGGEVCRGKVREDGQDNIQVDTSSPIFAGLESTEAVLLTHGDSITAVGSELKVIARSSAGIISAVQHRSRPLFGVQFHPEVELTVSGKTIFKNFLQLCRCNFSFTMEDREAVALRLIRERTSGGQKVLCLASGGVDSTVCAVLLLKALGPERVVCIHIDHGFMRLNESVQAVEALNAAGVRVHLVKAQEDFAQASTEMTAKGSRAAYTTNKLREVTDPEEKRNIIGNTFMTVCDRVIKELQLDVENLLLAQGTLRPDLIESGSKYASVNAAAIKTHHNDTAVVRLLRDAGRIIEPLCDYHKDEVRELGARLGIPCRLLERQPFPGPGLAIRTLCTDGTPFRDGNFEDTQTTVKRVCMGADASSAEVAALAQKATLSACILPVRTVGVQGDGRTYAYAAALSMQTFPTAEQWATLIQLAKEIPKTAHAVNRVVFMFGPPQSESPSTVTPTYLTTDVLEKLRVADDKVNSILMKHQLVRSLSQVPIILIPIGFDKAGGYSVVVRTFLTNDFMTGIPATPGTAFMPLAVLEEIFNEVQKLEFVGRVMYDLTAKPPGTTEWE